From the Malus domestica chromosome 17, GDT2T_hap1 genome, one window contains:
- the LOC103441789 gene encoding transmembrane 9 superfamily member 7-like, which translates to MGRRISAPTTTTRTTLIFTVLLLISSSHCFYLPGVAPRDFHIGDELSIKVNKLSSTKTQLPYDFYFLRYCTPPQIVNSAENLGEVLRGDRIENSVYMFKMREEQSCVVACRVNLDAESAKNFKEKIEDKYRVQMILDNLPVAVLRQRRDGSPSTTYEHGFSVGFKGNYAGNKEEKYFINNHLSFRVMYHKDPETDSARIVGFEVTPNSINHEYKEWNGNNTQLATCNKDTKNLPPGSSVPQEVDKDKEVVFTYDVSFKESEIKWASRWDTYLLMNDDQIHWFSIINSLMIVLFLSGMVAMIMMRTLYRDIANYNQLDSQDEAQEETGWKLVNGDVFRPPINSNLLCVYVGTGVQIFAMTLVTMIFALLGFLSPSNRGGLMTAMVLLWVFMGLFAGYSSARLYKMFKGTEWKRNTLKTAFMFPGILFAVFFVLNALIWGEKSSGAVPFGTMIALVCLWFGISVPLVFVGSYLGFKKPPVEDPVKTNKIPRQVPEQAWYMKPVFSILIGGILPFGAVFIELFFILTSIWLNQFYYIFGFLFIVFVILLITCAEITIVLCYFQLCSEDYHWWWRSYLTAGSSALYLLLYSGFYFFTKLEITKFVSGVLYFGYMLIVSYAFFVLTGTIGFYACFWFVRKIYSSVKID; encoded by the exons atgggTAGGAGGATCTCCGCCCCTACAACCACCACCAGAACTACCCTTATCTTTACCGTGCTCCTCCTCATCTCCTCGTCCCACTGCTTCTACCTCCCGGGCGTCGCTCCTCGCGATTTCCACATT GGAGATGAACTTTCTATCAAAGTGAACAAATTGTCATCTACAAAGACGCAACTCCCATATGACTTTTACTTCTTAAGATATTGTACTCCCCCACAGATTGTAAACAGTGCAGAAAATCTGGGGGAGGTTCTCCGCGGTGATCGCATCGAGAATTCTGTATACATG TTCAAAATGAGGGAGGAGCAGTCCTGTGTGGTAGCTTGTCGAGTAAACCTTGACGCTGAATCTGCAAAAAACTTCAAGGAAAAAATTGAAGATAAGTATCGAGTACAAAT GATTTTGGATAACCTTCCAGTCGCTGTTCTCAGACAAAGGCGGGATGGAAGTCCCTCAACAACTTATGAACATGGATTCAGTGTTGGATTCAAAGGAAATTATGCTGGG AATAAAGAGGAGAAATATTTTATTAACAACCACTTGAGTTTCCGAGTTATGTATCACAAAGATCCTGAGACTGATTCTGCTCGAATTGTTGGATTTGAGGTTACTCCAAACAG TATCAATCACGAATATAAGGAGTGGAATGGTAACAATACTCAGTTGGCAACATGCAATAAAGACACGAAAAATCTACCACCGGGAAGCAGTGTTCCACAAGAAGTTGACAAAGATAAGGAGGTTGTGTTTACATATGATGTCTCCTTTAAG GAAAGTGAGATCAAGTGGGCATCTCGTTGGGACACATACCTCCTCATGAATGACGATCAGATCCACTGGTTTTcaattataaattcattgatgATTGTCCTCTTTTTATCTGGTATGGTGGCTATGATCATGATGAGAACTCTATACAGAGACATTGCCAACTATAATCAGCTGGACAGTCAAGATGAGGCTCAAGAAGAAACTGGATGGAAACTTGTAAATGGAGATGTTTTTAGGCCACCAATCAATTCCAATTTACTGTGCGTCTACGTTGGGACAGGGGTTCAGATCTTTGCAATGACACTCGTAACCATGATATTTGCATTGTTGGGTTTCTTGTCTCCTTCCAACAGAGGGGGTCTCATGACTGCCATGGTTCTTTTGTGGGTTTTCATGGGCTTATTTGCTGGTTACTCCTCTGCACGATTGTACAAAATGTTCAAGGGTACAGAGTGGAAGAGGAATACTTTAAAGACTGCCTTCATGTTTCCAGGAATTCTTTTTGCCGTCTTCTTTGTGCTGAATGCTCTAATTTGGGGGGAGAAGTCTTCTGGGGCTGTGCCTTTTGGGACAATGATTGCTTTGGTTTGCTTATGGTTTGGAATATCAGTGCCCTTGGTCTTTGTGGGTAGTTATTTGGGGTTCAAAAAACCACCTGTTGAAGACCCTGTAAAGACCAACAAAATTCCTCGGCAGGTGCCAGAGCAGGCATGGTACATGAAACCAGTATTCTCTATCCTTATTGGAGGCATTCTTCCATTTGGAGCGGTTTTCATCGAGCTGTTCTTTATCTTAACATCAATTTGGCTGAACCAGTTCTATTACATATTTGGCTTCCTTTTCATCGTGTTTGTTATCCTTCTGATCACTTGTGCGGAGATAACAATCGTGCTATGCTACTTCCAGTTATGCAGTGAAGACTACCACTGGTGGTGGAGATCTTACCTGACCGCTGGCTCATCTGCTCTTTACCTTCTACTCTACTCTGGTTTCTACTTCTTTACCAAGTTGGAGATTACAAAGTTTGTTTCGGGCGTCCTTTACTTTGGGTACATGTTAATTGTTTCATATGCCTTTTTCGTCCTGACTGGAACCATTGGTTTCTACGCGTGTTTCTGGTTCGTACGAAAGATCTACTCCTCTGTGAAGATTGACTGA